One Halarsenatibacter silvermanii genomic window, ATCGTTTTTTTATAGCTTCGCGATCTTACGGCAAATACAGCCCGGAAACCAGAGAATTTTTACAGGAAGAAGGGTGTGAACTGGACTTTAATCAGCTGGATAGAGTTTATAAAGAAGAAGATCTGAAAGAGATAATTGCTGATTATGACGGAATTGTAGTTGGTGTTGATGAGATGACCGAAGAGGTAATAGAGGCTGCGGAAAATCTCAAAGTTATTGGCAAAAATGGCATCGGTGTGGACAATATTGATCTAAATGCAGCTTCCAAGGCTGGAATTCCGGTGGTAAATATACCCGGTGCTAACAGTCATTCTGTAGCTGATCTGGCAGTAGGACTTATGCTGGCTCTGGCCAGATCCATTCCAGCTGTTGATAATATGACAAAAGAGGGCAAATGGAAGCGCATAATTGGAAGAGAGCTGTGGGAGAAGAAGATTGGTGTTATAGGCACCGGAAGTATAGGACGGGAGATAGTAAGGCGTCTTACAGGTGGTTTTAACTGTCAGGTAATGGCCTATGATATAGAAAAAGATGAAGAGCTCGTGCAAAATTCACGGGTTGAATACAGGGATTTAGAGGAGATAATTCCTGAGGCTGATTACCTATCTCTAAATGTACCTTTAACAGATTC contains:
- a CDS encoding phosphoglycerate dehydrogenase codes for the protein MSYRFFIASRSYGKYSPETREFLQEEGCELDFNQLDRVYKEEDLKEIIADYDGIVVGVDEMTEEVIEAAENLKVIGKNGIGVDNIDLNAASKAGIPVVNIPGANSHSVADLAVGLMLALARSIPAVDNMTKEGKWKRIIGRELWEKKIGVIGTGSIGREIVRRLTGGFNCQVMAYDIEKDEELVQNSRVEYRDLEEIIPEADYLSLNVPLTDSTRNLIDKEKLSKMKKSAYMVNTARGGVVNEEDLYQALKEEEIAGAACDVFAEEPPGDSNLFELDNFIATSHIGAFTYETNRRAGMGLARDMISVLKGKEPKNLVNQPY